The genomic window ATTTTCTTCACACACCCTGAAAGCTGTCGGTGATGATTGTGCCGTTCTGGATGCAAAAGGAAAAAAAATTCTGTTGTCAACCGATATGCTGGTTCATGGTGTTCATTTCGACCTGACCTATTTCCCTTTGCAACATCTGGGATATAAAGCGATAACGTCATCAATATCTGATATTTACGCTATGAATGGTGAGGCTGCACAGGTAGTGGTTTCCATTGCTGTCAGCAATCACTTTTCGGTAGAGATGATTGATTTATTGTACTCGGGCATGAAAAACGCCTGTGAGCAATATAAAATTGATTTGGTTGGAGGTGATACCACAACGCTTGGCAGCGGATTGATCATTAATGTGGCTGCCGTTGGATATGCGGATGAAGACAGGATTGTTTACCGTAACGGAGCAAAGAAAAACGAGATATTATGCGTCAGCGGTGACCTTGGTGGTGCTTATGCCGGCTTGCTTGTGCTGGAAAGAGAAAAGAAAGTATATGAAGTGGACAAGGAAATGCAACCAAAGCTCGAAGGTTATGATTATGTTTTGAGAAGGTGCCTTCGTCCGGAGGCAAGGAAAGATATTGTCGAAATGCTGAGGGAACTGGATATCGTCCCTACCGCCATGATTGACATTTCAGACGGCTTAAGTTCTGAAATCATTCATCTCTGCAAGCAATCGGGTACAGGGGTGAAGCTCTTTGAGGAAAAAATTCCTCTTGATCCCCAGACTTATTCCACTGCACGTGAACTGAACATGGATCCGACCACATTTGCACTGAACGGGGGTGAGGATTATGAATTGTTATTCACCATCAGACAGGAAGATTTTAAAAAAATTGAAAATAATCCGGATATTACACCTATCGGGCATATCACTGATGCAGACTATGGATGGAAACTGATTTCCAAATCGGGAAATGAACATGAATTGCTGGCTCAGGGCTGGAAGGTCTTTAATAAAGAATGAAATTATTCGTCATTAATATTATCTTTTTACTGTCTGTTTATCAGATAGCTGTTGCACAGGAAATGATGCTTGAAGCTCATGAAGGGGATGTTTTCAATGCCTGGCAGGTTGATTTTCAGAACCATGGACAATATATTTTGAAATTTCCGGATTCCTTCACCGCTTTTTCAGTTTTAATTTCTGTTAGCGGTCATTTTGACGAAATCAGTG from Sphingobacteriales bacterium includes these protein-coding regions:
- the thiL gene encoding thiamine-phosphate kinase; this encodes FSSHTLKAVGDDCAVLDAKGKKILLSTDMLVHGVHFDLTYFPLQHLGYKAITSSISDIYAMNGEAAQVVVSIAVSNHFSVEMIDLLYSGMKNACEQYKIDLVGGDTTTLGSGLIINVAAVGYADEDRIVYRNGAKKNEILCVSGDLGGAYAGLLVLEREKKVYEVDKEMQPKLEGYDYVLRRCLRPEARKDIVEMLRELDIVPTAMIDISDGLSSEIIHLCKQSGTGVKLFEEKIPLDPQTYSTARELNMDPTTFALNGGEDYELLFTIRQEDFKKIENNPDITPIGHITDADYGWKLISKSGNEHELLAQGWKVFNKE